One region of Polyodon spathula isolate WHYD16114869_AA chromosome 25, ASM1765450v1, whole genome shotgun sequence genomic DNA includes:
- the LOC121299976 gene encoding mediator of RNA polymerase II transcription subunit 15-like isoform X3: protein MDPGAESDWRSLAFRQKVVGQIEEAMRKAGTAHNKSSNDMENHVFMKAKSREEYLSLVARLIIHFRDIHKKAQGQGDPMNALQNLTGGPSSGAAGMGMVRPQGVGMTGLGQISQQMLSGQAQPGASGMPPHGLQGVANAAQQNQLQMQQLAQQQQHQQQFQQQQAALQQQQQQQQFQAQQQSAMQQQQFQAQQQQIQQQHILKLQQMQQQQQQQQQQQNQQQQMLPPRLQQQHQQLQQLAQLQQLQQQQQAQAQAMQQQQVQQPMQQPQQQQQQPQSIQQQMQQMAQQQQAPQPQQAQLPPQSQQQTMVPQPQSLAGQIQGQPGQTGGLTQQQQQQLKAMQLQARAQMVQQQQQQQQQQAQQAAQQQAQHQAQQVAQAQLAAGGAPGQMMSPNMLRGGMQIQPRLPRAAAASAVSQNSAPLGGQQMPQVSQSSITMMSSPSPVQQVSTPQSMPPPSQPQPSPQPPTSQPNSVSSGPAPSPGGFLPSPSPQPSQSPATARTPQNFSVPSPGPLNTPGNPGSVMSPASSSQTEEQQYLEKLKQLSKYIEPLRRMINKIDKNEDRKKDLSKMKSLLDILTDPSKRCPLKTLQKCEIALEKLKNDMAVPTPPPPPVPSTKQQYLCQPLLDAVLTNMRSPVFNHSLYRTFAPAMTAIHGPPIVGPIISARKRKHEDDERQTIPNILQGEVARLNPKFLVNLDPSHCSNNGTVHLICKLDDKNLPSVPPLQLSIPADYPEQSPQWSDDAQHYEANPFLQTVHRNMTSKLLQLPDKHSVTALLSTWAQSVRQACLSAA, encoded by the exons ATGGATCCTGGAGCAGAGAGCGACTGGAGGAGTCTCGCTTTCCGACAGAAAGTGGTAGGACAGAT tgaaGAGGCTATGCGTAAAGCAGGCACTGCTCACAATAAGTCTAGCAATGACATGGAAAACCACGTATTCATGAAAGCAAAATCAAGG GAGGAATATCTGTCCTTGGTGGCAAGACTAATTATTCACTTCAGAGACATTC ATAAGAAGGCCCAAGGCCAAGGTG ACCCCATGAACGCATTACAGAACCTCACAGGGGGTCCTTCCAGTGGGGCGGCTGGCATGGGAATGGTGCGGCCTCAAGGAGTCGGGATGACTGGGCTCGGACAGATAAGCCAACAGATGCTGTCTGGGCAGGCGCAGCCAGGGGCATCAGGGATGCCACCTCATGGCTTGCAAGGTGTTGCTAACGCTGCACAGCAAA ATCAGCTCCAGATGCAGCAGTTAGCTCAACAgcaacagcatcagcagcagtttcagcagcagcaggcagccttgcaacagcagcagcagcaacagcagtttCAAGCGCAGCAACAGTCTGCCATGCAACAGCAACAGTTtcaagcgcagcagcagcaaatcCAGCAGCAACACATACTCAAGCTGCAGCagatgcagcagcaacagcagcagcagcaacaacaacaaaaccaacaacaacag ATGCTTCCTCCAAGATTGCAGCAACAGCATCAGCAACTGCAGCAACTTGCACAATTGCAGCAGctccagcaacagcagcaggcGCAGGCGCAAGCAATGCAACAGCAGCAGGTCCAGCAGCCAATGCAACagcctcagcagcagcagcagcagcctcagtCCATACAGCAGCAGATGCAGCAAATGGCACAGCAGCAACAAGCCCCCCAGCCCCAGCAAGCTCAGCTGCCACCACAGTCCCAGCAGCAAACCATGGTGCCCCAACCTCAGTCCCTAGCAGGGCAGATACAAGGACAGCCAGGCCAAACTGGGGGTCtcacgcagcagcagcagcagcagttaaaaGCCATGCAG TTACAGGCTCGTGCACAAAtggttcagcagcagcagcagcagcagcagcagcaagcacaaCAGGCAGCTCAGCAACAGGCTCAACACCAAGCCCAGCAAGTTGCACAGGCACAGCTAGCAGCAGGAGGAGCTCCTGGACAG ATGATGTCCCCTAATATGCTTCGAGGTGGGATGCAAATACAACCACGGTTACCCCGCGCGGCCGCAGCCTCTGCAGTGTCTCAAAACTCCGCTCCTTTGGGAGGACAGCAAATGCCACAG GTCAGTCAAAGCAGTATCACCATGATGTCATCCCCCTCTCCGGTACAGCAGGTATCGACGCCCCAGTCGATGCCCCCTCCCTCACAGCCACAGCCTTCACCTCAGCCTCCGACCTCCCAGCCCAACTCCGTCAG ctcCGGACCGGCTCCATCTCCAGGGGGTTTTCTTCCCAGTCCCTCCCCACAGCCCTCCCAAAGCCCGGCCACCGCACGCACACCACAGAACTTCAGCGTGCCCTCGCCAGGACCACTCAACACTCCTG GTAACCCCGGTTCAGTTATGAGTCCTGCCAGCTCATCACAAACAGAGGAACAGCAGTACCTGGAGAAACTCAAACAGTTATCAAAGTACATTGAACCTCTAAGGAGGATGATTAACAAGATTGATAAAAACGAAG ACAGGAAGAAAGACCTCAGTAAGATGAAAAGTCTGTTGGATATTCTGACTGACCCTTCAAAGCG CTGTCCATTGAAAACTCTACAGAAGTGTGAAATTGCTCTTGAAAAGCTGAAGAATGATATGGCAGTG CCAACACCTCCTCCCCCGCCAGTTCCCAGTACGAAGCAGCAGTACCTGTGCCAGCCCCTGCTGGATGCCGTCCTGACAAATATGCGCTCTCCTGTCTTCAACCATTCCCTCTACCGCACCTTTGCACCTGCCATGACCGCTATTCACGGACCTCCAATCGT GGGCCCAATAATCTCTGCTCGGAAACGGAAACATGAAGACGACGAAAGGCAGACAATCCCAAATATCCTGCAAGGGGAAGTGGCGCGGTTAAATCCGAAATTCCTCGTCAATCTCGACCCTTCCCACTGCAGTAACAACGGAACTGTTCATCTCATTTGTAAATTAG atgataAAAATCTTCCCAGCGTACCTCCACTCCAGTTGAGCATCCCAGCAGATTATCCAGAGCAGAGTCCACAATGGTCAGATGATGCACAGCACTATG aAGCAAACCCCTTCTTGCAAACAGTTCATCGGAACATGACATCCAAACTTCTTCAGCTTCCTGACAAGCACTCAGTAACTGCACTTCTCAGCACGTGGGCACAGAGTGTAAGGCAGGCCTGCTTGTCAGCAGCGTAG
- the LOC121299976 gene encoding mediator of RNA polymerase II transcription subunit 15-like isoform X6, producing MDPGAESDWRSLAFRQKVVGQIEEAMRKAGTAHNKSSNDMENHVFMKAKSREEYLSLVARLIIHFRDIHKKAQGQGDPMNALQNLTGGPSSGAAGMGMVRPQGVGMTGLGQISQQMLSGQAQPGASGMPPHGLQGVANAAQQNQLQMQQLAQQQQHQQQFQQQQAALQQQQQQQQFQAQQQSAMQQQQFQAQQQQIQQQHILKLQQMQQQQQQQQQQQNQQQQMLPPRLQQQHQQLQQLAQLQQLQQQQQAQAQAMQQQQVQQPMQQPQQQQQQPQSIQQQMQQMAQQQQAPQPQQAQLPPQSQQQTMVPQPQSLAGQIQGQPGQTGGLTQQQQQQLKAMQLQARAQMVQQQQQQQQQQAQQAAQQQAQHQAQQVAQAQLAAGGAPGQVSQSSITMMSSPSPVQQVSTPQSMPPPSQPQPSPQPPTSQPNSVSSGPAPSPGGFLPSPSPQPSQSPATARTPQNFSVPSPGPLNTPGNPGSVMSPASSSQTEEQQYLEKLKQLSKYIEPLRRMINKIDKNEDRKKDLSKMKSLLDILTDPSKRCPLKTLQKCEIALEKLKNDMAVPTPPPPPVPSTKQQYLCQPLLDAVLTNMRSPVFNHSLYRTFAPAMTAIHGPPIVGPIISARKRKHEDDERQTIPNILQGEVARLNPKFLVNLDPSHCSNNGTVHLICKLDDKNLPSVPPLQLSIPADYPEQSPQWSDDAQHYEANPFLQTVHRNMTSKLLQLPDKHSVTALLSTWAQSVRQACLSAA from the exons ATGGATCCTGGAGCAGAGAGCGACTGGAGGAGTCTCGCTTTCCGACAGAAAGTGGTAGGACAGAT tgaaGAGGCTATGCGTAAAGCAGGCACTGCTCACAATAAGTCTAGCAATGACATGGAAAACCACGTATTCATGAAAGCAAAATCAAGG GAGGAATATCTGTCCTTGGTGGCAAGACTAATTATTCACTTCAGAGACATTC ATAAGAAGGCCCAAGGCCAAGGTG ACCCCATGAACGCATTACAGAACCTCACAGGGGGTCCTTCCAGTGGGGCGGCTGGCATGGGAATGGTGCGGCCTCAAGGAGTCGGGATGACTGGGCTCGGACAGATAAGCCAACAGATGCTGTCTGGGCAGGCGCAGCCAGGGGCATCAGGGATGCCACCTCATGGCTTGCAAGGTGTTGCTAACGCTGCACAGCAAA ATCAGCTCCAGATGCAGCAGTTAGCTCAACAgcaacagcatcagcagcagtttcagcagcagcaggcagccttgcaacagcagcagcagcaacagcagtttCAAGCGCAGCAACAGTCTGCCATGCAACAGCAACAGTTtcaagcgcagcagcagcaaatcCAGCAGCAACACATACTCAAGCTGCAGCagatgcagcagcaacagcagcagcagcaacaacaacaaaaccaacaacaacag ATGCTTCCTCCAAGATTGCAGCAACAGCATCAGCAACTGCAGCAACTTGCACAATTGCAGCAGctccagcaacagcagcaggcGCAGGCGCAAGCAATGCAACAGCAGCAGGTCCAGCAGCCAATGCAACagcctcagcagcagcagcagcagcctcagtCCATACAGCAGCAGATGCAGCAAATGGCACAGCAGCAACAAGCCCCCCAGCCCCAGCAAGCTCAGCTGCCACCACAGTCCCAGCAGCAAACCATGGTGCCCCAACCTCAGTCCCTAGCAGGGCAGATACAAGGACAGCCAGGCCAAACTGGGGGTCtcacgcagcagcagcagcagcagttaaaaGCCATGCAG TTACAGGCTCGTGCACAAAtggttcagcagcagcagcagcagcagcagcagcaagcacaaCAGGCAGCTCAGCAACAGGCTCAACACCAAGCCCAGCAAGTTGCACAGGCACAGCTAGCAGCAGGAGGAGCTCCTGGACAG GTCAGTCAAAGCAGTATCACCATGATGTCATCCCCCTCTCCGGTACAGCAGGTATCGACGCCCCAGTCGATGCCCCCTCCCTCACAGCCACAGCCTTCACCTCAGCCTCCGACCTCCCAGCCCAACTCCGTCAG ctcCGGACCGGCTCCATCTCCAGGGGGTTTTCTTCCCAGTCCCTCCCCACAGCCCTCCCAAAGCCCGGCCACCGCACGCACACCACAGAACTTCAGCGTGCCCTCGCCAGGACCACTCAACACTCCTG GTAACCCCGGTTCAGTTATGAGTCCTGCCAGCTCATCACAAACAGAGGAACAGCAGTACCTGGAGAAACTCAAACAGTTATCAAAGTACATTGAACCTCTAAGGAGGATGATTAACAAGATTGATAAAAACGAAG ACAGGAAGAAAGACCTCAGTAAGATGAAAAGTCTGTTGGATATTCTGACTGACCCTTCAAAGCG CTGTCCATTGAAAACTCTACAGAAGTGTGAAATTGCTCTTGAAAAGCTGAAGAATGATATGGCAGTG CCAACACCTCCTCCCCCGCCAGTTCCCAGTACGAAGCAGCAGTACCTGTGCCAGCCCCTGCTGGATGCCGTCCTGACAAATATGCGCTCTCCTGTCTTCAACCATTCCCTCTACCGCACCTTTGCACCTGCCATGACCGCTATTCACGGACCTCCAATCGT GGGCCCAATAATCTCTGCTCGGAAACGGAAACATGAAGACGACGAAAGGCAGACAATCCCAAATATCCTGCAAGGGGAAGTGGCGCGGTTAAATCCGAAATTCCTCGTCAATCTCGACCCTTCCCACTGCAGTAACAACGGAACTGTTCATCTCATTTGTAAATTAG atgataAAAATCTTCCCAGCGTACCTCCACTCCAGTTGAGCATCCCAGCAGATTATCCAGAGCAGAGTCCACAATGGTCAGATGATGCACAGCACTATG aAGCAAACCCCTTCTTGCAAACAGTTCATCGGAACATGACATCCAAACTTCTTCAGCTTCCTGACAAGCACTCAGTAACTGCACTTCTCAGCACGTGGGCACAGAGTGTAAGGCAGGCCTGCTTGTCAGCAGCGTAG